In a single window of the Centropristis striata isolate RG_2023a ecotype Rhode Island chromosome 18, C.striata_1.0, whole genome shotgun sequence genome:
- the LOC131990794 gene encoding solute carrier family 22 member 2-like — translation MTSFDDILEEAGKFGRCQKRIFLLLCMVSMPWAGVYVGIVFQGFTPNHWCRDAEVSERRETCGWSLEESRSLTLPLVNGSSGELQHSSCEQYEVDWNNTALSCDSQELDLSRTPRTSCKNGWEYDYEGRQSFVTEFDLVCSDAWLVDMYQATLNVGFLVGSIAIGYLADRFGRKLSFLMSNLLNGIAGILVAIAPNYVSLLVFRTLYGFGVKGGWVAGYVLITELVGVEYRRTVGVLYQMFFSVGILILPLLAYYITDWRWLQVVITVPYIIFLSYYWFIPESPRWLLSQNRKDRAVEITEAMAKENKKTLSKNIETLADDNADTRTASFMDLIRTPKMRKHTLILSFNWFTSAVVYQGLIMRLGILEGNVYIDFLISGLLEFPAAFLILFTIERIGRRLPFATANIVAGAACFITAFIPDSMIWFKTVVACIGRLGITMAFEMVVFVNTELYPTFVRNFGVSVCSTLCDVGGIVAPFLLYRLAVIWMELPLIIFGSLAFVAGGLVLLLPETRGVPLPDTIDDIEFPEQVKEKVALKNQQMINLLPNGDVSINKETATV, via the exons ATGACTTCTTTTGACGACATCTTGGAGGAAGCGGGGAAGTTCGGCCGCTGCCAGAAGCGAATCTTCCTGCTGCTGTGCATGGTGTCCATGCCCTGGGCCGGCGTCTACGTGGGCATCGTCTTCCAGGGCTTCACGCCCAACCACTGGTGCCGGGACGCGGAGGTGTCGGAGAGGAGGGAGACGTGCGGCTGGAGCCTGGAGGAGAGCCGCAGCCTGACGCTGCCGCTGGTCAACGGCTCCTCCGGAGAGCTGCAGCACAGCAGCTGTGAGCAGTACGAGGTGGACTGGAACAACACGGCTCTCAGCTGTGACTCGCAGGAACTGGACCTCAGCAGAACCCCCAGAACCTCCTGCAAGAACGGCTGGGAGTACGACTACGAGGGGAGACAGTCCTTTGTGACTGAG TTTGACCTGGTGTGTTCGGATGCCTGGCTGGTGGACATGTACCAGGCCACTCTCAACGTGGGCTTCCTGGTGGGGAGCATCGCCATCGGTTACCTGGCCGACAG GTTTGGCAGGAAACTGAGCTTCCTGATGTCCAACCTGCTGAACGGGATCGCTGGGATCCTGGTGGCCATTGCTCCCAACTACGTGTCTCTGCTGGTCTTCAGGACGCTCTACGGCTTCGGAGTGAAAGGAGGCTGGGTGGCCGGATACGTGCTGA TCACAGAGCTCGTTGGTGTGGAGTACAGACGCACCGTGGGAGTCCTCTACCAGATGTTCTTCAGCGTCGGCATCCTCATCCTCCCGCTGCTCGCCTATTACATCACCGACTGGCGCTGGCTGCAGGTCGTCATCACCGTGCCCTACATCATCTTCCTCTCCTACTACTG GTTTATCCCAGAATCTCCCAGATGGCTTCTCTCACAGAACAGGAAGGACAGAGCTGTGGAGATCACTGAGGCCATGGCCAAAGAGAACAAGAAGACCCTCTCCAAGAACATCGAG ACTCTGGCGGACGATAACGCCGACACCAGAACCGCCTCCTTCATGGACCTGATCAGAACCCCAAAGATgagaaaacacactttaatcCTCAGCTTCAACTG GTTCACCAGCGCCGTGGTGTACCAGGGTCTCATTATGCGTCTGGGCATCTTGGAGGGAAACGTCTACATCGACTTCCTCATCTCCGGCCTGTTGGAGTTCCCCGCCGCCTTCCTCATCCTCTTCACTATCGAACGCATCGGCAGGCGGCTTCCCTTCGCCACCGCCAACATCGTAGCCGGAGCTGCCTGCTTCATCACCGCCTTCATCCCTGACA gTATGATCTGGTTTAAGACGGTGGTGGCGTGCATCGGCCGGCTGGGCATCACCATGGCCTTTGAGATGGTGGTGTTCGTTAACACGGAGCTCTACCCGACTTTTGTCAG GAACTTTGGAGTGTCGGTGTGTTCGACTCTGTGTGACGTCGGAGGCATCGTGGCTCCGTTCCTCCTCTACAGACTCGCCGTCATCTGGATGGAGCTGCCACTCATCATCTTTG gctCTCTGGCTTTCGTGGCCGGTGGTTTGGTGCTGCTGCTCCCTGAGACCAGAGGCGTCCCGCTGCCCGACACCATCGACGACATCGAGTTCCCAGAACA agtgAAGGAGAAAGTTGCTCTGAAGAACCAGCAGATGATCAACCTGCTGCCCAACGGCGACGTGTCCATCAACAAAGAAACAGCAACTGTTTAA